A window from Legionella busanensis encodes these proteins:
- a CDS encoding response regulator, whose translation MINTFRFLVVDSSLVERIIIRSHLLKLNYSVDMASDIKTASELILIRPYNFILLDKYLDNDLVVMNLSHT comes from the coding sequence ATGATTAATACTTTTCGTTTTTTAGTGGTTGATAGCTCCTTAGTAGAGCGAATTATCATTCGTTCGCATTTATTAAAGCTAAATTATTCAGTAGATATGGCTTCAGATATTAAAACAGCATCTGAGCTTATTTTAATAAGGCCTTATAATTTTATACTACTAGATAAGTATTTAGATAACGATTTAGTTGTTATGAATTTATCACATACATAG